Proteins encoded by one window of Chrysemys picta bellii isolate R12L10 chromosome 10, ASM1138683v2, whole genome shotgun sequence:
- the LOC135973969 gene encoding superkiller complex protein 8: MTTQYSILFKQEQAHDDAIWSVAWGKNKRDGSETVISGSLDDLVKVWKWTDEKLDLQWTLEGHQLGVVSVDISHTGSIAASSSLDAHIRLWDLETGKQIKSIDAGPVDAWSLAFSPDSQYLATGSHVGKVNIFGVETGKKEYSLDTRGKFILSIAYSPDGKYLASGAIDGIINIFDIATGKLLHTLEGHAMPIRSLTFSPDSQLLVTASDDGYIKIYDVQHANLAGTLSGHGSWVLNVAFCPDDTHFVSSSSDKSVKVWDAGTRTCVHTFFDHQDQVWGVQYNGNGSKIVSVGDDQEIHIYDCPI, from the exons ATGACCACACAG TACAGTATTCTCTTCAAGCAAGAACAAG CACATGATGATGCCATCTGGTCAGTTGCATGGGGAAAGAATAAAAGAGATGGTTCTGAGACAGTAATCTCTGGATCTTTAGATGATCTAGTGAAGGTCTGGAAATG GACTGATGAAAAATTAGATCTACAATGGACTTTAGAGGGCCATCAACTGGGTGTGGTATCAGTAGATATCAGCCACACAGGTTCCATTGCAGCATCCAGTTCCCTAGATGCTCATATTCGTCTTTGGGATTTAGAAACTGGCAAACAGATCAAGTCCATAGATGCTGGTCCTG TTGATGCCTGGTCGTTGGCTTTTTCACCAGATTCCCAGTATCTTGCAACAGGAAGTCATGTGGGAAAAGTGAACATTTTTGGTGTTGAAACCGGAAAAAAGGAATATTCTCTGGACACTAGAGGGAAATTCATTCTTAGCATTGCATAT AGTCCAGATGGAAAATATTTAGCCAGTGGAGCAATAGATGGCATCATCAATATTTTTGATATTGCAACTGGAAAACTTCTGCATACGCTAGAAG GCCATGCGATGCCAATTCGCTCATTGACATTTTCTCCGGATTCCCAACTACTCGTTACAGCTTCAGATGATGGATATATCAAAATCTATGATGT ACAACATGCAAACTTGGCAGGCACACTAAGTGGTCATGGATCCTGGGTattaaatgtggcgttttgtccaGATGATACTCATTTTGTTTCCAG TTCATCTGACAAAAGCGTAAAAGTTTGGGATGCTGGAACAAGGACCTGTGTTCATACCTTCTTTGATCATCAGGATCAG GTCTGGGGAGTGCAATACAATGGAAATGGTTCCAAAATTGTATCTGTTGGAGACGACCAGGAAATCCATATCTATGACTGTCCAATTTAA